A stretch of DNA from Nitrospira sp. KM1:
CGAAATCTTTCGGTGTGGTGGGCCAGAGCGAAAGATTCAGGGTGTCGGTGCCTCCTACCGAAAATCTACAGTTCGTTCCCTTTTCAGCGGTTCCTGGACGCGGCCGCCTGATGGGATTGTTGAGCAGCCGTCCGAGTTCTTCAGTGCTCAGCAACGTACAAGCGTTTGGTGCAGACGCCTTATCGGCAGCTGCGGCATAAGAGGGTTCACTCGTAATTGCGATTAAAACTGCAGTCAGGACGGCCAAGGAAATAAGGGGCGATGGCTTCATAACACGATGAACGTGTATATCCGCAGTGAGTTGCGCATTCGCCTGGGACACGAACTTACCCCCGAGACTGGGCAGCCCACGTCGATCACGCGGCGCAACTTACCCTAATCTGAGCTCGATCACAAGACCATGCCGTAAGTAAAAACAAATGCCTTAATTATGGTAGAAGCGCCTTGGATTTATGACTGTCTTCCAAAGATGATGGCCGAAAACCCATGCCTGGCAAGGGCTAAACAGACATGGCAGTTGCGATTCGGTCGAAAGCTCATGTATCCTCGCCACGCTTTAGGATAAAACCGCAATGAAGATCTCCCGCCTCTGTGTAGCCGGACTAATTGGTCTCTTCATGGCGCCCTCCGTGGTCCGCGCGGTCGATCTAGACCCCAATCCTCTCGTATTATCCCCAATCGAGGCTCGCGTCCTCAGGGCTCCCCATCCCGTGCTTGGTGCGGATGATCGCATCCATCTTGCCTATGAGATCGCATTGGTCAATTCGAGTGCCTTATTGGTGACCGTCGAGAAGATCAGCGTATTGTCACCGGACCATAACCGGGCGGTAATTCAAGTCCTGCAAGGCGACACACTGGCGGCGGTGATGTTTCGTCGCGGCGGCGAGGCGTTTGGTCGGCTCCTTCGTCCTTCTCATTCCGCTTTTGTATTCGTGGATGTGTCGTTTCCCAGGGGAACCCATCTTCCGCGCAGGCTCAATCATGAATTTACCCTGTCGTTGCAATCACGTGATCATGATCCCTCTGACCACAAAGATCTGCCCCCGCGTGACCCCAATGCTCCGCCGGAGGTCCCCCCTCCGCCGACCATGACGTTCATCGGTGACCCCACACGCGTAGAACACGACAGGCCGGTCATTGTATCGCCGCCTTTGCGCGGGCCACGATGGTATGTTGGTAATGGTTGCTGTGCGGAGGTGAATGCGCATCGAGGCGCCGTCCTTCCGATCAACGGGACTCTTGATGTGCCGGAACGATTTGCCATCGATTTCGTGCAATTGACATCGGACCTCCGTCTCTTCACCGGTGGCGGAAAGCGGTTGACCGACTATGCCTACTTTGGCAAGAAGGTCTATGCAGCCGCCGACGGTGTGATCGTCGGTCTATTAGACGGCCTACCGGACAACCTCCCCGGCACTTTTCCGTCGGACCCGACGCTTCAGACCGCAGGAGGCAATCATGTCGTAGTGAACATCGGCGACGACAAGTTTGCATTCTACGCTCACATGCAACGCGGGAGCATTACTCGGCTGGGGCTGAGGATCGGTCAACGCGTCCGCACGGGGCAGGAGTTGGGACTGCTCGGGAATTCCGGCAACAGCGATGCGCCACATCTCCATTTTCACGTGATGGACGGGCCCGATCCCATCGATTCGAATGGGCTGCCGTTTCAATTCACGAATTTCGAGGGCCAAGGGCGAGGCACGGCTGAAGGAGAAGGTCTGTTGTTTATCGGGCAGCCGGTACCGATCGATCCAACCAGTCTCGCCGGTCCCCATAGCGAAGAGCTACCGTTGAATTTCCAAGTAGTGCACTTCCCACACGGCAGGCGAGATCAGTAAGCAGTGGACAAAAACAGGATATCGACTTTTTCAGACCAAGATTATAGAAAACTATTGTTTGACGTCGAACGATCCTCGCATCTGAGCTCTTCGCTCATTACTCTTCCATAGGCGCTCGGCAATGCATGATTTCTCAGGAGGATCAGCCGTCGTTGAACGGATGGTCCGTGCGTGTCGATGTCAATGAATGGCTCCGCAGAACAATTGGCAACATGGCACACCGAACTCGGAGCTCCAGCTGTTCCCGTCCGACCGTGCCAATCCGTGAAATAGTCCCTCATCTGATGGTAGATGCTGCTTGCCTCGCGATCGATTTCAGCCCAGGACCGAACCAAAGTGGCTGTGATCTTATTTGGAAGCTCCGCTGCGCGACGCGTGGCGGCGCTTCACGCTGCAGGTCGAACTTTTACTTTGAGACGTACTTCCGCTCCCAAGCGTGCGAGGAGATCGATCAGTGCGTCCGTGCTAAACAGGTCGATCCGTCCACGAAGTAGATCGCTCACACGGGGCTGCGTAACGCCAAGAATCTTGGCTGCGGCCTTCTGCTTGAGACGGCGGGATGTGATAAGTTTCTGCACCTGAATCATGAGGTCCGCACGGACCAATAAATGTTCGGCTTCCTCGCGGGGAAAGCCAATGTCTCGGAAGACATTGCCGCTGGATTTTGTCATCTTGAGCTTCATGTCACTTCTCCCCATATGCTGATCTCCCGCTCAACAGTGAGCCAGGAGGGCTTGATAGCGTTGCCTTGCGAGATTGACATCATGCTGCGACGTTTTTCTGGTCCGTTTTGGGAACGCATGGAGCACATAGATGGCTTCTGCAAATTTCGCCACGTAACAGACACGGTGTTCCACGGCGGTATGCACTCTGATCTCATATACGCCCGAGCCAATCGACGGCATCGGCTTGAAGTCGGCCGGGTCCAGCCCCTGTTGTACCTGCCTGAGCTGAAACCGGCTAACCGCCTGGCATCCTGCGGAAACGCCTGAAGGTCACTGCGCGACGATCCAAGCCATACGATCGGTTTTGACTCACGACGCATAATATGCGAGTTTTAGTATATCCATGTCCATCGAGGGCCTAATAACAGGGACATTCTGTCGATGACCAGCGGTGCGTGATCTGATGGTAATGTTTTCCCTTCCGTGCTTCGCGATCGGCTGAGCGAAAGAGTTATCAAGCCGTCCGGTTTGGTCATGTCGGATTGCATCAGGCTTGACCCCATCACCAAGAAAGCTCTATAGGGATTGAGCGTCGAAATGTCGGCCCGAGCCGGAAGACGGATCTCGTGGAAAGAGGAAAGAACATCGACGAGAATAACCGTAATCAATCGCGTCGAGACTTTGTGGCCCACGGGACTAAGGCGGTGGCCAGCCTTGGTATAGGTGCACTTCTGGGCAACCTTGGCAATTGGGTGCTTTCATATGCTACCGACAAGGAGCCAATTAAGCATAACTTGGAAGAGTCCGTCGTGTCGCCTGTGGCCTCTGGCGAGCGCCGACGTGTTCCGATCGCAAAGGAGAAACTGATGCTCTCAACAGATGCGTTTTTCGAGGAGCAGGCGATGCGCACACTCGCCCATATTCAGTTCGGTGGGGCGGACTTGGGCGAATGCATCATGACGATGCAACGCGTGCCGCCCGGGGACATGGCGGCGTGGCATCGCGAATGGACTGCCACAGCGGATCGGGTCGCCGCCATCGGCGACACCTGCGCCGCCGCCGGGCACTCCATTAGCGCGCGGGAAGCGTACTTGCGCGCCTCCAACTACTACCGCACCTCCTATCTGATGCTGTTCGGCACCCCCGTATCTCCCGATTTGGTGCGCGCGTTCGAACGCGAATCTTCGACCTTCCGTGAGTTTGCTTCTCGTGCGGACCCTCCGCTTGAGCCGGTGGAGATCCCCTACGAGGGTACCACGCTGCCCGGTTACTTCTGCCCATCCGCACGGGCCAAGGGCCCCGGCCGGACGCTGATCGCCACCAATGGCTACGACTCGACCGTCCACGAGATGTATTTCGCGTTCGCGGTCGCCGCAAACCGGCGCGGTTATCACTGTCTTCTGTTCGACGGTCCGGGACAGGGCCGTGCTCTCATCAAGCAGCGTCTGCCAATCCGGCCGGACTGGGAAAACGTCATTCGCCCAGTCGTCGACTATGCGCTGACACGCCCGGAAGTCGATCCCGCACGGCTTGCGCTCGCGGGTTGGAGCTTTGGCGGCTACCTCTCATTGCGCGGCGCCAGCGGAGAGCCCCGGCTTGGCGCTTGTATCGCGGATCCCGCCTTGATCGGACTCTGGGGACCGATGAAAAAAATGTTTGCGGATTTGCCGCCCGATGCGCTGGCCAATCCGCGCGCAGCCGATCCTGCGCTGTTTGCACCCTACAGGGAGCGTATCGAATCCTCGCCGGTCATGCGCTGGAAAGTCGTGCAGCGGGCGTTCTGGGTGCACGGCATCGAGTCGCTCGCCGACTATCTCGCAATCGCCCGCGAGTTCGACAACCAACAAGCCGCTCGATCGATCCGGTGCCCGGTGTTTCTCGCGTATGAGGAGAATGACGATCTGGCAGCAACCGCTCCACAAGTTTTCGACGCGATGACCGGTCAGAAGACACTTGTCCGCTTTCTCGCAAACGAGGGCGCCGACGGTCATTGTGCCATGAAGGCGCGTTCGCTCTTCCATCAACGAATGTTCGATTGGCTCGACGGCGTGCTCGGCGGGAAGTGATTGAAGCAGACACTCCGGTTACGTAGAGCCACCTCATACGTGAGGGATGAACTGGGGGAATTCTGGATTGTTTGATGATTCAACCGCGCTTGAAGGGAAATTATTCAGAATGAAAACGGTGTTTACTGCATGCACGCCAATTCTGACCGTGCGTGACATCACTAAAGCGAAGAGCTTCTTTGTCCACAATCTTGGCTTCACCCTGGACTTCGACTGGGGAGCGCCACCGACCTATGCCGGACTTCACCGGGACGCGGTATGCATTCACTTGATCCAGGAAGGAGCTTCGCGGCAAAAGGCCGGTACCGGAAATATTACGATTTTGTCGAACGAGGTCGACGAACTGTTTATCCAATGCCAACGCAATGGCGTTGACATCGTTGTTCCCCCAGAAGATCGTCCTTATGGCCTGCGCGACTTCGCCTTTCGAGACCCGGATGGGAATGTCATCAATGTGGGATGCGACGCGCTTGTAAAATGACAGACCGATTAAACAACCGACGGCACCCCTACGAGGCGTCTGGATTATGAATGACTTCTCGATTTACTTGACAGAAAGATCCTACACAACTGATTGAACTGCGAAAGGGTGACAAATTACAGAGACTACTCTGAGCCCTCTTTCTTCTCACGTTTCGGAAAAGGGAGTAGCTTCGTCCTATCGCGGATAACCGACACCTGGCTGCCATATATGTCCCGCAAGGCTTGCTCTATTTCAGGTTCTAATTGGTGGAATAGCTTGCCCCCAAGTCC
This window harbors:
- a CDS encoding M23 family metallopeptidase, translated to MKISRLCVAGLIGLFMAPSVVRAVDLDPNPLVLSPIEARVLRAPHPVLGADDRIHLAYEIALVNSSALLVTVEKISVLSPDHNRAVIQVLQGDTLAAVMFRRGGEAFGRLLRPSHSAFVFVDVSFPRGTHLPRRLNHEFTLSLQSRDHDPSDHKDLPPRDPNAPPEVPPPPTMTFIGDPTRVEHDRPVIVSPPLRGPRWYVGNGCCAEVNAHRGAVLPINGTLDVPERFAIDFVQLTSDLRLFTGGGKRLTDYAYFGKKVYAAADGVIVGLLDGLPDNLPGTFPSDPTLQTAGGNHVVVNIGDDKFAFYAHMQRGSITRLGLRIGQRVRTGQELGLLGNSGNSDAPHLHFHVMDGPDPIDSNGLPFQFTNFEGQGRGTAEGEGLLFIGQPVPIDPTSLAGPHSEELPLNFQVVHFPHGRRDQ
- a CDS encoding VOC family protein encodes the protein MNWGNSGLFDDSTALEGKLFRMKTVFTACTPILTVRDITKAKSFFVHNLGFTLDFDWGAPPTYAGLHRDAVCIHLIQEGASRQKAGTGNITILSNEVDELFIQCQRNGVDIVVPPEDRPYGLRDFAFRDPDGNVINVGCDALVK
- a CDS encoding helix-turn-helix domain-containing protein, which produces MKLKMTKSSGNVFRDIGFPREEAEHLLVRADLMIQVQKLITSRRLKQKAAAKILGVTQPRVSDLLRGRIDLFSTDALIDLLARLGAEVRLKVKVRPAA
- a CDS encoding S9 family peptidase, producing MLSTDAFFEEQAMRTLAHIQFGGADLGECIMTMQRVPPGDMAAWHREWTATADRVAAIGDTCAAAGHSISAREAYLRASNYYRTSYLMLFGTPVSPDLVRAFERESSTFREFASRADPPLEPVEIPYEGTTLPGYFCPSARAKGPGRTLIATNGYDSTVHEMYFAFAVAANRRGYHCLLFDGPGQGRALIKQRLPIRPDWENVIRPVVDYALTRPEVDPARLALAGWSFGGYLSLRGASGEPRLGACIADPALIGLWGPMKKMFADLPPDALANPRAADPALFAPYRERIESSPVMRWKVVQRAFWVHGIESLADYLAIAREFDNQQAARSIRCPVFLAYEENDDLAATAPQVFDAMTGQKTLVRFLANEGADGHCAMKARSLFHQRMFDWLDGVLGGK